A portion of the Gossypium arboreum isolate Shixiya-1 chromosome 8, ASM2569848v2, whole genome shotgun sequence genome contains these proteins:
- the LOC108467894 gene encoding protein VAPYRIN-LIKE-like translates to MDRLVKVDVKEVEIVFMKGQKTTTNFTLTNLMHTMSVAVCLSTKNSSFFSFNKQFSIIPPLSSATYTLFSQPSDQPPLTNPPDAITVKTTMLPLGKAHHDDLRRLFSKPGPHVFKDATLPISFTGPHVIQHLISSNTQMTDMDIWFSKAISGCFGDQLTVLLKSAIVSGKVGLVRTLIDHGGDVNDKDDKGRSLVSLAVEAGHVDVVNALISSGCEIDNTVDHVLHYAAAKNRVDLMDVLFRGYKNMDLIDSIDFNGRTPIHISAIHGHTESIKFCLSLGADPEVLNVNKCTPLHLAALGGHLSAVECLLEVSNYTKYALNGQGKTAFALAVENDRSNLYDPLHLGDALHRAARIGDVNGMKCCISEGANMNGKDQNGWTPLHRAAFKGKTECVRALISYGGDINGVDNNGYTPLHRAVEAGHVEAALVLIGHGAKANVKCLKGIGMGVALKSDCSKNHCCYRSSFVQPL, encoded by the coding sequence ATGGACAGGTTAGTGAAAGTAGATGTGAAAGAAGTCGAAATAGTGTTCATGAAAGGCCAAAAAACCACTACGAATTTCACTTTAACGAATCTCATGCACACCATGTCTGTAGCTGTTTGTTTATCCACAAAGAACTCATCTTTCTTCTCTTTCAACAAGCAATTTTCAATAATCCCACCCCTTTCATCTGCAACCTATACTCTCTTCTCCCAGCCGTCGGATCAACCTCCTTTGACAAACCCCCCCGATGCTATTACCGTCAAAACCACCATGCTTCCTTTAGGGAAAGCCCACCATGACGATCTCCGCCGTCTGTTTTCCAAGCCTGGACCTCACGTGTTCAAGGACGCTACTTTACCGATCTCGTTCACCGGTCCCCACGTGATTCAACACCTCATTTCGAGCAATACCCAGATGACAGATATGGATATTTGGTTCAGCAAAGCGATTTCCGGGTGTTTCGGGGATCAACTCACGGTGCTGCTCAAATCCGCTATCGTTTCAGGGAAAGTTGGTTTGGTCCGTACACTGATCGACCACGGTGGGGATGTGAACGACAAGGATGATAAAGGAAGGTCTTTGGTCTCCCTAGCGGTCGAAGCTGGACATGTTGATGTCGTCAATGCCTTGATTTCATCTGGTTGTGAAATTGATAACACGGTTGACCATGTCTTGCACTATGCAGCAGCAAAAAACAGAGTCGATTTGATGGATGTTTTGTTTCGAGGTTATAAAAACATGGATTTGATTGATTCCATTGATTTCAATGGCCGAACCCCAATTCATATATCTGCAATTCACGGACACACCGAATCGATTAAGTTCTGTTTATCACTAGGTGCCGACCCTGAAGTTTTAAACGTCAATAAATGCACCCCACTTCATTTAGCCGCTCTGGGAGGTCATTTAAGCGCCGTGGAATGCCTGTTGGAAGTATCCAATTATACCAAATACGCATTGAACGGACAAGGGAAGACCGCTTTCGCGCTTGCAGTCGAAAACGACAGGTCGAACTTGTATGATCCATTGCATTTAGGTGACGCGTTGCACCGTGCTGCGAGGATCGGAGACGTGAATGGGATGAAGTGTTGCATCAGCGAGGGGGCGAACATGAACGGGAAAGATCAGAATGGGTGGACGCCTTTACATAGGGCGGCATTCAAAGGTAAAACCGAGTGTGTTCGGGCTTTGATTAGCTACGGTGGTGATATTAACGGTGTTGATAACAACGGGTACACGCCGTTGCATCGCGCGGTGGAGGCGGGGCATGTTGAGGCTGCTTTGGTGTTGATCGGTCATGGGGCTAAAGCTAATGTGAAGTGCCTTAAAGGTATTGGTATGGGGGTGGCTTTGAAGTCAGATTGTTCTAAGAATCATTGTTGTTATCGTAGTTCATTTGTTCAACCTTTGTGA
- the LOC108467895 gene encoding histone H2AX-like, with amino-acid sequence MSSAAVAAKGGRGRGRGKPTAKAVSRSSKAGLQFPVGRVARFLKKGRYSERVGSGSPVYLSAVLEYLAAEVLELAGNAARDNKKNRIIPRHIQLAVRNDEELSRLMGGVTIANGGVLPNINRSLLSRKAGKGKVETGSASQEF; translated from the exons ATGAGTTCAGCCGCCGTAGCAGCCAAAGGAGGTCGGGGCCGGGGCCGAGGTAAGCCAACGGCCAAAGCCGTTTCCAGGTCTAGCAAAGCTGGTCTCCAGTTCCCCGTTGGCCGCGTCGCTCGTTTCCTCAAGAAAGGACGGTACTCTGAGCGCGTTGGATCTGGCTCTCCTGTCTACCTCTCCGCCGTCCTCGAGTATCTTGCCGCTGAG GTTTTGGAATTGGCTGGAAATGCCGCAAGAGATAACAAGAAGAACAGAATCATCCCGAGGCATATTCAATTGGCAGTGAGGAACGACGAAGAATTGAGCAGGCTGATGGGAGGTGTGACGATTGCGAACGGAGGTGTTTTGCCTAATATCAATCGAAGTCTATTGTCACGGAAGGCCGGGAAAGGTAAAGTAGAGACCGGTTCCGCTTCTCAGGAATTTTAG